One stretch of Candidatus Saccharibacteria bacterium oral taxon 488 DNA includes these proteins:
- the gyrA gene encoding DNA gyrase subunit A — MQPTSEHESIEATPDMVTETPTGLERRRLEHVMQDNFFRYSMSVIVDRALPDVRDGLKPVHRRILYSMNQNGNRSTAKFVKSARIIGDVMGKYHPHGDSAIYDSMVRLAQDWAMRYTLVQGQGNFGSMDGDPPAAHRYTEARLDKPAEELLTDIEKETVDFKDNFDGSEREPIVLPAKLPNLLLNGQIGIAVGMATSIPTHNLGELVDATIELIDNPEATVDDLLKHVKGPDFPTGAIVYGGAPMRQAYATGRGSVMMRAVAEIQETKRGRHQIVVTEIPYGVNKATLIEKIGELHKEKRVMLADLRDESSRGKVRIVIELKKDAYPKKVLNQLYKLTALQTSFNYNMLALVNTMQPRILGLHDILSEFIKHRQSVVRRRTEFELKKAKARAHILEGYKIALDHIDEVIKTIRASKTQDEAEKNLRAKFGLSEIQAKAILAMQLRRLTGLEREAIENELRELLKLIARLEAILADEQEILNIIKTELLEMKEKYGDERRSKIINHELGKFSDEELIPDEEAVILLTGENYIKRTLLSDYRKQNRGGKGKRGMTTKEEDIIDQVVPANTHDYLLFFTNRGRIFRLKAYEVPAASLSAKGVAAVNLLQLQPEEKITAIIKHEKNASDQGYLFMATKHGTVKKTPLGDYANIRTNGLIAIKLDDGDELRWIKKTDGKSDVIISTSAGQAIRFNEQDARPMGRAARGVRGVRLRPNDCVVGMDVVTSDEQTLLVISEKGFGKRTKVTNFPSHKRGGVGIKAAIVTAKTGPIISVQTIDPTMNEALLVSQNGQTIRLGLSDIKLLGRTTQGVTIMRLSDGDAVSSIGLMEKRPDEED, encoded by the coding sequence ATGCAACCAACCAGTGAACATGAGTCAATTGAGGCGACGCCAGACATGGTAACCGAGACGCCAACAGGCTTGGAGCGACGTCGGCTCGAACATGTGATGCAGGATAATTTCTTCCGCTATTCAATGAGTGTCATTGTTGATCGGGCATTACCGGATGTGCGCGATGGTCTAAAGCCCGTACATCGCCGTATTTTGTATTCAATGAACCAAAACGGCAATCGTAGTACTGCAAAGTTCGTCAAGTCGGCGCGTATCATCGGTGACGTGATGGGTAAATATCACCCGCACGGTGACTCAGCCATCTATGATTCAATGGTGCGTCTGGCGCAAGATTGGGCGATGCGCTATACCTTGGTGCAGGGCCAGGGAAACTTTGGCTCGATGGACGGAGATCCACCGGCCGCCCACCGTTATACTGAGGCGCGACTCGACAAGCCAGCTGAAGAACTACTAACTGACATCGAGAAGGAAACAGTTGATTTTAAGGATAACTTTGATGGTTCAGAGCGTGAGCCGATTGTGCTGCCGGCAAAATTACCGAACTTGCTATTGAACGGCCAGATTGGTATTGCTGTCGGTATGGCAACCAGCATCCCGACACACAACCTAGGTGAGTTGGTAGATGCGACGATTGAATTAATTGATAATCCTGAAGCAACAGTGGATGACTTGCTCAAACACGTCAAGGGTCCAGATTTTCCGACAGGCGCGATTGTCTACGGTGGCGCGCCAATGCGTCAGGCATATGCGACTGGTCGCGGTAGTGTAATGATGCGGGCAGTGGCGGAGATTCAGGAGACAAAACGAGGCCGACACCAGATTGTTGTTACGGAGATACCATATGGTGTAAATAAAGCAACACTAATCGAAAAAATCGGTGAACTTCATAAAGAAAAACGAGTGATGCTGGCTGACCTACGTGATGAAAGCTCTCGAGGTAAGGTCCGCATTGTCATTGAGCTGAAAAAGGATGCCTATCCAAAAAAGGTATTGAATCAGCTGTATAAATTAACAGCTTTACAGACGAGTTTTAATTACAACATGCTGGCACTGGTCAATACCATGCAGCCCCGGATTTTAGGCTTGCATGATATCTTGAGCGAGTTTATCAAGCACCGTCAATCTGTAGTGCGTCGTCGTACAGAATTTGAACTGAAAAAGGCCAAGGCACGGGCGCATATCCTAGAGGGCTACAAGATTGCCCTGGATCACATCGACGAGGTGATCAAGACAATTCGTGCTTCAAAAACTCAGGATGAGGCAGAGAAGAACCTGCGCGCTAAGTTTGGACTAAGTGAGATTCAAGCCAAGGCTATCCTGGCGATGCAGTTGCGACGCCTGACTGGGCTTGAACGTGAAGCGATCGAGAATGAGCTTCGTGAGCTCCTGAAGCTGATCGCAAGGCTAGAGGCCATCTTGGCTGACGAACAAGAGATCTTGAATATCATCAAGACTGAGCTCCTGGAGATGAAGGAAAAGTATGGCGACGAGCGGCGTAGTAAAATTATCAACCACGAACTGGGTAAGTTCTCTGATGAGGAGCTAATTCCAGATGAGGAAGCGGTCATTTTGCTAACCGGCGAGAATTACATCAAGCGGACCCTGCTTAGTGATTATCGCAAGCAAAACCGTGGCGGCAAGGGTAAGCGCGGCATGACCACCAAAGAGGAGGATATTATTGACCAGGTGGTGCCAGCAAATACCCATGACTATTTGTTGTTCTTTACGAATCGAGGTCGGATTTTCCGTCTGAAAGCGTATGAAGTACCAGCTGCCAGTCTCAGTGCCAAAGGTGTGGCGGCGGTGAACCTGCTCCAGCTGCAGCCAGAAGAGAAGATCACTGCTATCATTAAACACGAGAAGAACGCTAGTGACCAGGGCTACCTATTTATGGCGACTAAGCATGGTACGGTGAAAAAGACTCCGCTTGGCGACTACGCCAATATCCGGACGAACGGGCTTATTGCCATTAAGTTAGATGATGGTGACGAGCTGCGCTGGATCAAGAAAACAGATGGCAAAAGTGATGTAATTATTTCAACATCAGCTGGCCAGGCGATTCGTTTCAACGAGCAGGATGCCCGGCCGATGGGTCGAGCGGCTCGTGGCGTACGCGGCGTGCGTCTACGTCCGAACGATTGCGTTGTTGGCATGGATGTTGTTACCAGCGATGAGCAGACACTACTGGTCATTAGCGAAAAAGGCTTTGGCAAGCGTACAAAGGTGACTAACTTCCCAAGTCATAAGCGCGGTGGTGTCGGGATAAAGGCGGCAATCGTGACAGCAAAGACGGGCCCAATTATTTCAGTACAGACGATTGATCCGACGATGAACGAAGCATTGTTGGTGTCGCAAAATGGTCAAACAATTCGTCTGGGCTTGAGTGACATCAAGTTGCTCGGTCGAACAACCCAGGGTGTGACGATTATGCGGTTGAGTGATGGTGACGCGGTGTCGTCGATTGGCCTAATGGAGAAACGTCCAGACGAGGAGGACTAG
- a CDS encoding divergent PAP2 family protein, whose amino-acid sequence MPMQYILIPGIAWFVAQSSKHLARLFGRNRRVTQSNPRSPVLFSGGMPSAHSATVVSLALTIGYYQGWESPLFGLAAWFAAIVLYDAVMVRFSSGQQGDLLNRVVQKDYPKLSTIRVAHGHTLPEMLVGAVLGVVVTFVVIFATR is encoded by the coding sequence GTGCCGATGCAATACATCCTGATACCGGGCATCGCGTGGTTTGTAGCGCAGTCATCAAAGCATCTGGCCCGGCTGTTTGGCCGTAATCGTCGAGTTACGCAGTCGAACCCTCGTTCGCCGGTATTGTTTTCGGGCGGTATGCCGAGTGCTCACAGTGCAACGGTAGTGTCGCTTGCGCTGACCATCGGCTACTACCAGGGGTGGGAAAGTCCGCTGTTTGGCCTGGCTGCGTGGTTTGCGGCAATTGTGTTGTACGATGCGGTGATGGTGCGATTTTCTTCCGGGCAACAAGGTGACTTGCTAAATAGAGTCGTGCAAAAAGACTATCCAAAGCTGTCGACAATCAGGGTAGCACATGGTCATACGCTTCCAGAAATGCTTGTCGGAGCAGTTCTGGGCGTGGTTGTAACATTTGTTGTAATTTTCGCTACAAGATAA
- the pyrD gene encoding dihydroorotate dehydrogenase (quinone) has protein sequence MYKYVIKPLLFLLTPDFTHKLIVFCGRVAQALPPVRWGIRKSWGFQDNSLQQEVSGITFRNPIGLSAGFDKNIQLLSLMEDIGFGFASGGSVTLEPRKGNRRPWFHRLPRTKSVVVFAGMPNKGLRKIRNYIERNTRRSSNAVSVISVAVIANKTTIEQAGGYPAEQAIINDVKKATEYIIHNKLASVVEINISCPNAGKEPFIEAESLDALLTTLDIVPRDVPFWVKMPHLYDIKQFDALLGVIVRHNIQGVTVANLIKDRSKINIKDSLTDEIRGGLSGAPTREHSLELIRHAYKKYGDRLTIIGVGGVFSAEDAYAKIKAGASLVGLITGLFFEGPQLVGQINRGLVELLKKDGFSHISEAVGADFRSRSKKTKKL, from the coding sequence ATGTATAAGTATGTTATAAAACCCCTATTATTTTTGTTAACGCCAGACTTTACGCATAAGCTGATTGTTTTTTGCGGTCGCGTGGCGCAGGCTCTACCGCCTGTTCGGTGGGGTATCCGTAAGTCGTGGGGTTTTCAAGACAACTCGCTTCAGCAGGAAGTGAGCGGCATCACTTTTCGTAACCCGATCGGCTTATCGGCAGGATTTGATAAAAATATTCAGCTGTTGTCACTAATGGAAGACATTGGTTTTGGGTTTGCTTCGGGTGGGTCGGTGACACTAGAGCCGAGGAAGGGGAATCGACGGCCGTGGTTTCATCGCTTGCCGAGGACGAAGTCAGTCGTAGTTTTTGCGGGTATGCCGAATAAAGGTTTGCGAAAGATCCGTAACTATATCGAACGAAACACCCGTCGGTCAAGCAACGCAGTCAGTGTGATCTCTGTGGCGGTTATTGCAAATAAAACAACGATTGAGCAGGCTGGTGGCTATCCAGCCGAACAGGCGATCATTAATGACGTAAAAAAAGCAACAGAATATATTATTCACAACAAATTGGCGAGTGTTGTAGAAATTAACATATCATGCCCTAATGCCGGCAAGGAGCCGTTTATTGAGGCGGAGTCGCTCGATGCATTATTAACAACACTTGATATCGTGCCGCGTGACGTACCGTTCTGGGTGAAAATGCCACATCTATATGACATAAAGCAGTTTGATGCGCTGCTAGGGGTTATTGTTCGGCATAATATCCAAGGTGTGACGGTGGCAAATCTGATCAAAGACCGTAGTAAAATTAACATCAAAGATTCGCTGACTGATGAAATTCGCGGTGGGCTGAGTGGTGCGCCAACGCGCGAACACAGCTTAGAGCTGATTCGCCATGCGTATAAGAAATATGGCGACCGGTTGACGATCATTGGCGTTGGTGGAGTGTTTTCGGCTGAGGATGCGTACGCCAAGATTAAGGCTGGCGCCAGCCTAGTAGGGCTGATTACCGGTCTGTTTTTTGAAGGACCGCAGCTGGTTGGGCAAATCAATCGCGGATTGGTGGAGCTATTGAAAAAAGACGGTTTTTCTCATATCTCCGAGGCAGTTGGCGCGGATTTTCGCAGCCGGTCAAAAAAGACGAAAAAACTTTGA
- a CDS encoding ROK family protein, with amino-acid sequence MIIAIDTGGTKTLVGRFTDNGTLETTTRFATPTDITAYIKQVVETITVIAEGAPVTDISIGLPGTVTDGVATYCINLGWCEVPIRNLLAEHFPDAQIILENDANLAGLASIRRLEPQPACGLYVTIGTGIGTSIILNGTLHPSLRSSEAGHMQVAYQSTIDSWENLTSGRALSQQFGELSDATPPEAWFEAAKRLSLGLQALIAAIQPNVIVIGGGIGRYTDKFSASLAGLITEKLPSFITCPHIVGAAHPEESVLYGCYDNAIAHR; translated from the coding sequence ATGATTATTGCGATTGATACTGGAGGCACAAAAACATTGGTCGGACGATTTACCGACAACGGCACGCTAGAGACAACAACTCGGTTTGCCACCCCAACAGATATTACAGCATATATCAAACAAGTCGTTGAAACCATTACCGTAATTGCCGAGGGCGCACCTGTTACAGACATCTCGATCGGTCTACCCGGCACCGTCACTGACGGTGTCGCTACATATTGCATTAACCTCGGCTGGTGCGAGGTGCCCATCCGCAACCTCCTGGCCGAGCACTTTCCCGACGCCCAAATCATCCTCGAAAATGATGCCAACCTCGCTGGCCTCGCCAGTATACGTCGCCTTGAGCCACAGCCAGCCTGCGGCCTCTACGTCACTATCGGCACAGGCATCGGCACCAGCATTATCCTCAACGGCACACTCCACCCCAGCCTACGTAGCAGTGAAGCCGGTCATATGCAAGTTGCGTATCAGTCAACCATCGATTCGTGGGAAAACCTCACTTCCGGACGAGCGCTCAGTCAACAGTTTGGTGAACTATCGGACGCAACACCGCCCGAAGCTTGGTTTGAGGCTGCCAAGAGACTCAGCTTAGGACTGCAGGCACTGATCGCTGCTATTCAGCCAAACGTTATCGTTATCGGCGGCGGTATCGGCCGCTACACCGATAAATTCTCTGCATCACTAGCCGGACTTATCACCGAGAAACTACCGTCATTTATCACCTGCCCGCACATCGTTGGTGCAGCACACCCCGAGGAATCTGTGCTCTATGGTTGCTACGATAACGCTATCGCCCATCGTTAA
- a CDS encoding S1 RNA-binding domain-containing protein, which yields MANPLTMDDLLAQASDSVKQLTAGEVVHGTILSIKKHEVLIDLGPLGVGLVPRREVSMSNNYAEGDEVTASVVEVELDNGYSLLSMRKAARDRGWDEVAAKLESGEIVTVTPYDANRGGLLAEYEGVRGFLPVSQLSAEHYPRVGSSDKDEILQRLNTLVNKEIRVRILDADRKANKLIFSEKEAIKEGLAERFEKLSVGDTVKGIVTGVVDFGVFVNVEGIEGLIHISEISWERVNNPSDYVKVGQTVEAKIIAIDKERLSLSMKQLTKDPWLDEVEQFKSGEDVEGTVTRITPFGAFVQLSPAVEALVHVSELGGDGTDPEKVFTLNERKTFTVLEIDKDNRKISLSLAGGKKK from the coding sequence ATGGCAAATCCATTGACCATGGACGATCTGCTTGCTCAGGCGAGCGACTCCGTGAAACAGCTGACCGCGGGCGAGGTTGTGCACGGAACTATTTTATCAATAAAGAAACACGAAGTTCTGATTGATCTGGGGCCTTTGGGCGTTGGCTTGGTGCCGCGCCGCGAGGTGAGCATGTCGAACAATTACGCCGAAGGTGACGAGGTAACTGCGAGTGTTGTCGAGGTTGAGCTGGACAACGGTTATTCACTTTTGAGCATGCGTAAAGCGGCGCGCGATCGTGGCTGGGACGAGGTCGCCGCCAAATTGGAGAGCGGTGAAATTGTAACGGTGACGCCGTACGACGCCAATCGTGGCGGCCTGTTGGCTGAATATGAAGGGGTGCGCGGTTTCTTGCCGGTATCGCAGCTGTCAGCTGAGCATTACCCGCGAGTTGGTTCAAGCGATAAGGATGAGATCTTGCAGCGGCTGAATACGCTGGTGAACAAGGAAATTCGCGTCCGGATTTTGGACGCTGATCGCAAGGCGAACAAGCTCATCTTTTCCGAAAAAGAGGCCATCAAAGAGGGCTTGGCGGAGCGGTTTGAGAAGTTGTCAGTTGGTGATACCGTCAAGGGTATCGTAACTGGCGTGGTAGATTTTGGTGTATTCGTGAATGTTGAGGGAATTGAAGGCCTGATTCACATCTCAGAAATTAGCTGGGAGCGGGTCAACAATCCGAGCGATTACGTCAAGGTTGGCCAGACCGTGGAGGCAAAGATTATCGCCATCGACAAGGAGCGCCTCAGCTTGAGTATGAAGCAGCTGACGAAAGATCCGTGGCTTGATGAGGTGGAGCAGTTCAAGTCGGGTGAGGACGTCGAAGGTACGGTCACGCGGATTACGCCGTTTGGCGCGTTTGTGCAGTTGAGTCCGGCCGTCGAGGCTCTCGTTCATGTTTCGGAGCTGGGTGGCGATGGGACTGACCCAGAGAAAGTCTTTACATTAAATGAGCGCAAGACCTTTACCGTGCTCGAAATTGATAAAGATAATCGCAAGATTTCACTGTCGCTGGCTGGCGGCAAGAAAAAATAG
- a CDS encoding translation initiation factor IF-2 — MTEKIVAIADSVTVGELATTLNLPVTTLIGELFKNGIAATINQRLDFETASIIVEELGLEVTLKKKEAAVGHARVEHTLSERAVPRPPIVAVMGHVDHGKTSLLDAVLGNKTAAGEAGGITQHISAYQTRHNERMITLLDTPGHEAFAALRQHGAVLTDVVIIVVAADDGVKPQTVEAIRFARSANAKIVVAINKIDKDTANPQLVKTQLASEHGLNPEEWGGDTVMVEVSAKTGQNLDKLLDMVLLVADMEDLRADEDVPAEGLVIEAHMETGRGAVVGLLVEHGRLKPAYYLVAGTAYGRVRTMSDFRGQTMKMAGPSTPVNVTGFKELPQFGDSFRLAKNEKEARHLAQAARLEQEKMAASTNVTSSDILKMMSQQHDAESFNVLIKADVQGSLTSVIDSLKLIDTGGLVDLHVIGSGVGNISENDIHLAVGENTVIYGFNVELPPAVKRLAAREHVEVRLYRVIYELLDNAKQSMEALLAPEVVETEVGQLSVKGVFRTVREEVIAGGEMMTGKVYKGLLARLKRGDEHIAEVEVSSVQRQHQEAKEVFEGEMCGLSLKTTRKVVVEEGDTLEFFTRELVKKTL, encoded by the coding sequence ATGACAGAAAAGATTGTCGCAATTGCAGATTCAGTAACCGTCGGAGAGCTCGCTACTACCTTGAATCTACCGGTCACGACGCTCATCGGCGAGCTGTTTAAGAATGGTATCGCGGCGACGATTAATCAGCGACTGGACTTCGAGACGGCGTCGATTATTGTTGAGGAGCTGGGTCTCGAGGTGACGCTCAAGAAAAAGGAAGCGGCCGTTGGTCATGCGCGTGTGGAGCATACGCTGTCGGAACGGGCAGTGCCGCGTCCACCGATTGTGGCAGTGATGGGGCATGTTGATCACGGCAAGACGAGCTTGCTGGATGCCGTTTTGGGTAACAAGACCGCCGCAGGCGAGGCCGGTGGCATTACGCAGCACATTAGCGCCTACCAAACGAGGCATAACGAGCGGATGATTACGCTGCTGGATACACCGGGGCACGAGGCATTTGCAGCATTGCGGCAGCACGGCGCGGTGCTGACCGACGTGGTGATCATCGTGGTGGCGGCGGACGACGGTGTCAAGCCGCAGACAGTCGAGGCGATTCGATTTGCCCGTTCGGCTAATGCCAAAATTGTGGTGGCGATCAACAAAATTGACAAAGATACCGCCAATCCGCAGCTGGTAAAAACCCAGCTGGCATCTGAGCATGGCCTCAACCCTGAGGAGTGGGGCGGCGATACGGTGATGGTAGAAGTCAGCGCTAAAACTGGCCAGAATTTAGATAAGCTACTGGATATGGTGCTACTGGTGGCAGACATGGAAGATCTGCGGGCGGATGAGGACGTACCAGCCGAGGGCTTGGTGATTGAGGCACATATGGAAACCGGGCGCGGCGCGGTGGTCGGGCTACTCGTCGAGCACGGTCGGCTGAAACCAGCGTATTATTTGGTGGCTGGTACGGCGTACGGTCGAGTACGGACAATGTCGGATTTTCGTGGTCAGACAATGAAAATGGCGGGCCCAAGCACACCGGTTAATGTAACTGGATTTAAGGAGCTGCCGCAGTTTGGGGATAGTTTTCGGTTGGCCAAAAACGAGAAAGAAGCACGGCATTTGGCGCAGGCGGCGCGCTTAGAGCAGGAAAAAATGGCTGCCAGCACCAATGTCACCAGCTCGGATATTTTGAAAATGATGAGTCAGCAGCATGACGCTGAGTCGTTCAATGTTCTCATCAAGGCTGATGTTCAGGGGTCATTAACATCAGTAATTGATAGTCTGAAATTGATTGATACGGGCGGCTTGGTGGATCTACATGTCATCGGTAGCGGGGTTGGTAATATTTCAGAAAATGACATTCACCTGGCGGTTGGCGAAAACACAGTCATTTATGGTTTTAATGTCGAGTTGCCGCCGGCAGTGAAGCGTCTGGCGGCGCGTGAGCACGTTGAGGTGCGACTATACCGGGTGATTTATGAACTACTTGATAATGCCAAGCAATCCATGGAAGCACTGCTGGCCCCAGAGGTCGTCGAGACCGAGGTCGGCCAGCTGAGTGTTAAGGGCGTGTTCCGAACGGTGCGCGAAGAGGTGATCGCTGGTGGTGAAATGATGACGGGTAAGGTTTATAAGGGTCTGTTGGCACGTCTGAAGCGCGGCGATGAGCACATCGCCGAGGTTGAAGTATCATCCGTTCAGCGTCAACATCAGGAAGCCAAAGAAGTGTTTGAAGGTGAAATGTGCGGGCTCAGCCTCAAAACTACGCGAAAAGTTGTTGTCGAGGAAGGTGACACGCTGGAGTTCTTTACGCGGGAGTTGGTGAAGAAGACGCTGTAG
- the fmt gene encoding methionyl-tRNA formyltransferase, producing the protein MPPIIFFGTEAYSLIALKALYEAGFAIRAVITKPDMRSGRGHKLTEPPVKTFARQHGILVWQPTKLRDLIPDITALQPVAGVLVAYGKIIPQSIIDLFTPGIINLHPSLLPTWRGPSPIEAAIAHQDSETGISIMQLDAQMDAGPIYTQHRHPLTGTETKPQLYDELFAAGSDLLVRTLPSILTGTLQPTPQNDAEATYCQLLSKEMSLIDPTVMTAATVDAHVRAYLGFPRSRLRIHDHELIITKTRASDAPESPLSVKCCDGRYVTILELIAPSGKQMTAEAFLRGHQN; encoded by the coding sequence ATGCCACCAATCATCTTTTTCGGCACCGAAGCGTACAGTCTAATCGCCCTTAAGGCACTCTACGAGGCAGGATTTGCCATTCGCGCCGTTATTACCAAACCCGATATGCGTAGCGGCCGCGGCCATAAGCTCACCGAGCCACCAGTCAAAACCTTTGCCCGCCAACATGGCATCCTCGTCTGGCAACCCACCAAACTCCGTGACCTAATCCCCGATATCACTGCCCTCCAGCCTGTCGCCGGCGTCCTCGTCGCTTACGGCAAAATCATCCCCCAGTCAATCATCGACCTCTTCACTCCCGGCATTATCAATCTCCACCCTTCGCTACTACCAACATGGCGTGGCCCTTCACCGATCGAGGCGGCCATTGCACACCAAGACTCAGAAACTGGCATCTCCATTATGCAACTTGACGCCCAGATGGACGCTGGCCCAATTTACACCCAACACCGTCACCCGCTCACCGGCACTGAAACCAAACCACAGCTGTATGATGAGCTGTTTGCTGCCGGCAGCGACCTACTCGTGCGCACGCTGCCAAGCATCCTTACCGGTACGCTTCAGCCGACCCCGCAAAACGATGCCGAGGCCACATATTGCCAGTTGCTATCCAAGGAGATGTCACTTATTGACCCGACCGTAATGACCGCAGCCACCGTCGATGCCCATGTGCGGGCGTATCTCGGCTTTCCACGTAGTCGTCTGCGTATTCATGACCATGAACTCATTATCACTAAAACTCGCGCCTCAGACGCCCCAGAATCGCCGCTGAGCGTCAAGTGCTGTGATGGACGATACGTAACCATCCTCGAACTGATCGCCCCAAGCGGCAAACAAATGACCGCAGAGGCGTTTCTCCGCGGCCATCAAAACTAA
- the def gene encoding peptide deformylase encodes MTKDDIIALPNPHLRQKSAKIHVITDEVRQLSANMIAAALDWEDSRPHEISAALAAIQVDHLERVIIVRSDFDDKATREFTTLINPEIVKYEGEIVADFEGCLSVKHVYGKVPRHSKIRVKALDLDGNEIRLKAEGFLARVIQHEIDHTNGIVFIDHIRDQHDAFYTLDDSGELQPLDYEVDIKDNSQLWD; translated from the coding sequence ATGACTAAAGACGATATCATTGCCCTACCAAATCCGCATCTCCGCCAAAAATCAGCTAAAATTCACGTCATCACCGACGAGGTGCGCCAGTTATCAGCCAATATGATCGCGGCCGCTCTTGACTGGGAGGATTCTCGCCCCCACGAGATCAGTGCTGCCCTCGCCGCCATCCAGGTTGATCATCTCGAGCGCGTCATCATCGTCCGCAGCGACTTTGACGACAAAGCTACTCGCGAATTCACCACCCTGATCAACCCCGAGATTGTCAAATACGAGGGAGAAATTGTCGCCGATTTCGAAGGTTGCCTCAGCGTCAAGCACGTCTACGGCAAAGTTCCCCGCCACTCCAAAATCCGCGTCAAAGCTCTTGACCTCGATGGCAACGAAATTCGCCTCAAGGCCGAAGGCTTCCTGGCCCGTGTTATCCAGCACGAGATTGATCACACCAATGGCATCGTTTTTATCGACCATATCCGCGACCAGCACGATGCTTTTTACACGCTTGATGATTCTGGTGAATTACAGCCGCTTGATTACGAAGTCGACATCAAAGATAATTCTCAGCTGTGGGACTAA